Sequence from the Fulvivirga ligni genome:
TCAAGAAAGTCTTCATCGGAAATATATTCTTCAAAGTCAACTACTTTACCCCCTCCTTTAACTTCCTCAATAATGGTTGAATCATCGCCAATTTGAGGTGACATAATGATAGGTAATCCATTTGCCCAATATTCACCATTTTTTATTGGAGAAAATGCCATAGACCATCTAGTTCTTCGATGCAAGCAAAGTCCAAAATCAGCAACACTCAAATAATCTTTAACGGTGTAATGAGGTACATTTGTAATAAATACCATTTTCAAATCTATATGATGCTTTGATAATAGAGCATATAGTTCTGTTTTTTCCTGAGGAGTTAATATTATTAAGTAAACATTTTGTTGTTCAATAAAATTCTTAAATAGATTGAAGGCTACATCATCATAATATAAGCCGCCAAACTTCCCTACATATACTCCAACTACCGCCTCATGAGAAATCTTCATTTTTCTTCTTAACTCATTGCGAGCTTTATTACTAAACTGGAAACTTTCGCCATCTACGACGCAAGGAATAGCCTCGATATTGCTATTCCCGTAAGTATTTACTAAATAATCTTTATAACTATTAGAAACCGTAATTAATGTCTCTGCAGTTCGAATTTGTTTATACTCATAATACTTTTGAATGAGGTATCTTATATCCCATTTTTTCCAAACATCACTAGCTGCCATATAACTTGAATGCGGCTCAAAAGACTCAACGATAAATGGAATTTTTGTCTTCTGCCAAATGAGATAACCCAGAGCCCCAGCGGGAGCACCTCGGCAAATAATCTTATCAAAATTCCACTCTCTACAAAGAAGGATTAGTTGTTTAGGCAAAACATTAAAATCTCTTATTTTATCCCTAAAAAAACTTTTATATGGTGAATAAAATGGTTTATGTATTACTTTATCCAGCTCCCAATTACACTCAGCCTTTGCAACATTTCTTTCTATTGAAACATAAACAATATTCTGAACTACCTCAAACTGATTTAATACAGCTAAAGTAGGCCTTATACTGGCCTCACTCAACCCTTCATAGACAGACCAGTACCCTATATACAGAATATTCATCTAAGTAATACGTTTAATGCCCTAAGCACTTTTCCTCTACCTAGATAGGATTTAAACATAATTTTTTTAATCCTTCTTAAGAGATATTTCAATTGAACCTGGTTGATCTCAGGCCAATGACATAAAATATTATATATATTAAAATATCCGTTTTCTAATGACGTTAATGAGGACATGGCGGATTCATGACCTATTCTTCTTTTGTATATTACCTT
This genomic interval carries:
- a CDS encoding glycosyltransferase, translated to MNILYIGYWSVYEGLSEASIRPTLAVLNQFEVVQNIVYVSIERNVAKAECNWELDKVIHKPFYSPYKSFFRDKIRDFNVLPKQLILLCREWNFDKIICRGAPAGALGYLIWQKTKIPFIVESFEPHSSYMAASDVWKKWDIRYLIQKYYEYKQIRTAETLITVSNSYKDYLVNTYGNSNIEAIPCVVDGESFQFSNKARNELRRKMKISHEAVVGVYVGKFGGLYYDDVAFNLFKNFIEQQNVYLIILTPQEKTELYALLSKHHIDLKMVFITNVPHYTVKDYLSVADFGLCLHRRTRWSMAFSPIKNGEYWANGLPIIMSPQIGDDSTIIEEVKGGGKVVDFEEYISDEDFLEIKQIIKDYNVDRINNVSNQLAKKYRSIENLTRVYKQVINKL